Below is a window of Elusimicrobiota bacterium DNA.
TTACCCTTATCATCCCCGCCGATCTCACGTGAGAACGATGTACGCGTTTCTATAACGCCTTCGGCCTGTGCTTCCGCTGCCATAAACAGTTTCTGCATTGCATCAGCGAATGCCATATCGCGTGCAGCTTTTTTCTCGGAATCACTATTCACCACAGCAAAACCTTTACCTTCGATTATATCCGGCTTATTCTGCAGTTTTGTCATCCACTCCGGTACCGGGCGTGAGGGCCCGCAGGATGATAATAATACAGTCCCCGCAACCATTGACAATACTAAAACCCACAACTTTTTTAACATTTCTCAAACTCCTCCTTAAATAAAAAGTTCTGTAAATAAACTTAACTATACCTACTCAAATGTTTCCACGATAAAAAAGAAAATATTTCAGTACGTACAATTATATCCTAAGCCACAGTATTTATTATATTTTACCAAAATCCTCCCCCCGCATAACGAGGGGAGGATTAATTGGTTTATTACAATTTTACTATACCTTACTGTCCTGCGCCAACGCCCATCATCTTATAGATATCATCATTCGTTGCCTTCTCAGCTTCACGCGATTTTTCAATATCTTTATCAAGCTTATCAGCTATCATATCAGCCTTCGCGTCTACCATTAACGCACGGATTTCCTTCTGTGCCCTTAGTTTTTCTTTTGTCCAGCGTTCTACCATATCGGCAGAAAGAAGTACACGGATCCATATTTGCCCTGTATCTTTATCGATATAAGTCTGCTGCACAAACGGTCCCGATATTTCGGTATCCACTAAGTTCTTGATTAACCCTTCTGTACGGTCAATCGCGGTACTGACGTTCTCTGACGGGTTAACTCCGCCTTGTTCCTGCCAGTCACCAAACGTGTTCTTCACAACGCTTTCAACTTTTGTCTTAATATTACCCGCGAGGTCAGCTTTTGCACGGACCGCTGCGGTTTGCATCTGTGCCTGGAATGACGCACGTTTTTCTGCCATACCAACACCCTGCATAACCTTACCGGACTGTATCTGCGGATCCGGGATAGTTACTGCACCGGGCAGCGGTACCCAGTTCGGTATCCCGCGTTCCTGTTTCGGTGTTTCTTTTACATTAATCTTTGTCCCGCCGCAACCAAAAGCTGTCACTACTAACGCTAACCCTACTGCTGCCAATAGTGCTTTTTTCATCTTAGCTTCTTTCACTCCTTTTTTATGTTCTTTCTACTGTATACCATATTTACTTAACTATACTACTACAACTACACTAAACTAACCCACCTGACTACACGTTTCTGATATTACCTTTTCCCCACCTCCTTCTCACAAAAAAAACCTAACTTGAAATTTATAATATTTAAGATTAAGTATAGCCATTCCCTGTGGTTTAGTCAACTGTGTTTTTTTTCACATATATCCGCGGTTAAGTTACTTCAAACCCTTGGCAGTATCCATATAGTTCTCAGCTTCATCCATATTACTCTGGAACGCTTTACAGGCAGCGGTGTAATAATACACCATCCGCAGTTTTGACTGTTCATCAGAACCCCCGAGATTTGCCTTAAACCCCTTAACCGCATCATCAAAAAGGTACTTCGTCAGCATATCCTGGGGAGACCTAGACATTCTCTCAAGATCAGCATTCATATTTGTAGCAGCGAGATTCGCGTATTTTGAAAGTAACTCCAGCCGTTTTACAGTGGCAACATTTTCCTTCCCTGCTTGTTTACTTGCGAGGAAAAGATATGACGCAGCTGAAATCCCGATCCCCGCGAGCACTGTAGTTATCACAAACCCTATGGCAGC
It encodes the following:
- a CDS encoding HEAT repeat domain-containing protein, producing SVVATLIESLKDARWQVRAAVINTLGTFSDYEDTCGIIVKSLEKMINDEASEVRLATITNLANFYSSKYTKKITEILKLKTEDPLPVVALVAKKLEKAYNQKAVLLSRNSSKLAAIGFVITTVLAGIGISAASYLFLASKQAGKENVATVKRLELLSKYANLAATNMNADLERMSRSPQDMLTKYLFDDAVKGFKANLGGSDEQSKLRMVYYYTAACKAFQSNMDEAENYMDTAKGLK